The DNA sequence TCATCGTCATCGTCAAGAACCCGACAATCAACGTCAGCCCGAACAGCGCGTAACACGTTGCGAGAAGTCCTGATCGGATGTCGCCGGGCGGCAGGTGCGGGAGGAGCAACGGTCCGGTGGCTGCCGACACCATCGGCGGAACCACCGGCATCAACCAACTCGGCATGGCACCGTCCGCCGAACTCTGCGTACCGGTGATCGTCCGAAATGGAACCCACACGGTTGTGAACACGCCTGCGGCGGTACCCACCGCCCACAACGCACCGCCGACCCACACTGCGACCGAGTCGCCAAAGAACTGCGGTCCGAGTTCAACCGTCCCGGCCCCGACCGTGAGCAAGGCCATGGCTGGGGCGCCGTAGAAGTGAGCCATACCGGGATCCGCGGCGTGATCGGCGGGCCCCTTTCCGAGGAACAGGCACGACGCGACCACAAGGCCGGCCAGCGCGATCACCCAGAAAGAGGTGGTGAGAACTCCCATCGCCGGCCAGGCCGAGTGCAACGCCACACCCGACGTGGCCACGATGCCCGTGCCCATCACTGCAGAGAACCAGTTCGGCGTCATGGATTCATGGTCACCTCGTCTCGTCGAGACAGGTAGAGGACTTGTTGTTGTCCGGGTACAAGTCGGGCTTGTAACCTCGACAGATGGTGTTGCCCGCCCGAGTCCCCGACCTCTCCGCCCTCGACGTTGTCGTGTCAGTGGCTCGGCAGGGCAGTATGAGCGCCGCCGCCCGCGAGCAGAACCTCAGCCAGCAGGCCATCAGCGCACGCGTCCATGCCGTGGAACGCGAACTGGGTGTGGTGCTCTTCCGCCGGTCGCCGTCGGGCACTGAGCTGACGCCTGAAGGCGTCGCAGTGCTGGAGTGGGCATCGGGTCTGCTCGACGCGGCGGAACGGTTCTCGGCCGGGATCGACTCGTTGCTGGGCAGCAAGCGCGCCACGGTCACGGTCGCGGCCTCGATGACGGTTGCCGAGTATCTGATTCCGTCCTGGGCCCTGGCCCTCCGGCGCCTCCACCCCGAAACACGGATACGGGTGCAGCCGATGAACTCCGCCGATGTCATCCGGGATGTGTTGGCAGGATCCGTCGACGTGGGGTTTGTCGAAGGGCCACACACCGATTCGCGTCTGGATCACCGGGCTGTCGCGCACGACGAGCTGGTGGTGATCACCCGGCCGGATCATCCCTGGGCACGAGCCGGCCGCGCCATCTCTCCTGCCGAGTTGATGCGAACGCCGCTGGTTCAACGTGAGCTCGGCTCGGGCACGCGGGTCACCTTCGAGGCGGCGCTCGGTGAGGCCGCGGATCCGTTGCTCGAGCTGACGTCGGTAGCTGCCGTCAAGGCCGCGGTCCTCAGTTCCGACGCACCTGCCGTGCTTTCCAGTCTGTCCGTCGCGCCCGAACTGGCGGACGGCAAGTTGGTCCGCATCGAGGTGTCCGGCGTCGCGATGCCTCGGGTGTTGCGCGCAGTATGGGATCGAAATCGCGGGTTGCGCGGGCCAGCAAGGGATTTGGTCGACCTCGCGATCACCCGGTCTTCCGCTTCGCCCTGACTGAGGTGCTGTCGGGCAATACCATCGGCTGAGGCAGTGGATGCTGCCGAAAGGAGCCATCATGAAGTTCAAAGTCCGCCACATCCCCACCCGGGTCGCCACCGGCGCATTCATCCTCAGTTCGGGTCTGGCCAAGCGACAGGCCGATGAGGAGACCGCCACGCAGCTTCACGGCCTCACCGCCGGGACATATCCACTGGCAACCAAGCTCAGCCCACCTGCGTTCATCCGGTTTGTCTCGACCGGCGAGATCGCACTCGGTGCCGCGTTGTTGCTCCCCATCGTCCCCACCGCGGTTGCCGGCGCGGGTCTGACCGCCTTCTCGGCGGGTCTCCTCGGCCTCTACCTGAACACCCCCGGCATGCGGGAACCAGGCACTCTGGCCCCCACCCAGCAGGGCACTGCGCTTGCCAAGGATGTCTGGATGCTGGGCATCGGTGTGGGACTGATGGTTGACGCCCTCGGCGAGAAGGTCCGGTCGAAATAGCGGCGGCCTGCCGGTGAGCGGCCTGCCTGCATTCGTCCACACCACCGCGGTCGGGGACGCCGAACTCGCCTGGACAGAGTCGGGCCACGCCGTTAGGCCCGGCCGGACCGCCATCTGGGCGCATGGGCTGACGTCCAGCGCCACCGCACAAGAGACCGTCGGCATGTTCGATTGGTCGCCGGTCACCCGCGATCACCGGCTGATCCGGTATGACGCCCGCGGCCACGGCCGATCGACGGGCGGTGCCGATCCGGAGCAGTACACCTGGCCGAATCTCGGCCGTGACCTGCTCGGCCTCCTCGACTCGATGAGCCCCGACGAGCCGGTCGCAGGGATCGGCTCGTCCATGGGGACAGCCACACTGCTGTGGGCAGCGGTCGCCGAACCCCATCGGTTCCACCACCTCGTGTTGACCACCCCACCGACCGCCGGACAGGTCCGGGCCGCACACGTTGTCGCCTACCGGGCAGGCGCCGACCTCATCGAACGCAGTGGGCTGGCCGCCTATGAAGCAGCTTCCGCAGGGCCACCGCCTGCGGTGTTGTCGGGTCTCGCCGAGGCCCGAACTCCGATCGCTGTGCCCGAGTCCCTCCTGCCATCGGTCCTGCGGGGCGCCGCGCGGTCGGATCTGCCGGCGGACGTGGAGCTGCGTGCACTGCGTATACCCACCCTGGTCCTCGCGTGGTCGGGAGACCCGGGCCATCCACTGTCCACCGCACGTCGGTTGGCAACCGTGATCCCGGGCGCGCAGTTGTGCGTCGCCGACACCCCGGGTCAGCTCCGCGAGTGGCCCCAAGGGGTCGCAGACTTCCTGGCGGGGTGAGTCTGCCAACCGGTTGAAGTTGAAAGTTCGGGTACCCGAACTCTAAGGTGAGAGGATGCGAACTCGGTCCAGGGTAGTGCGGGTGACCTCGGTGTTCGTCATCGCCCTGAGCGTTTTGGCCCTCAGTGCGTGCGTCGGCAAACGCGAGCGCAACGATGGCCGGCTCACGGTGCTCACCACCTTCACCGTGCTCCAAGACATCGTTGCCAACATCGCGGGGCCAGATGTCCGGGTCGAGTCGGTGACCAAAGCCGGTGCGGAGATCCACGGCTACGAACCGACACCGGGCGACCTGCGACGGGCAGCGGAAGCGGACCTCATCATCGACAACGGCCTGCACCTGGAAGCCTGGTTCGAGCAGTTCGTCGACCGGCTCGATGTGGATCACGTGGTCGCCAGCAAGGGTGTCGAACCCATCCCGATCAGCGATGACGCCGGAGCCGGTACCGCGAACCCCCACGCCTGGATGTCTCCCTTGAATGTCCAGACGTATGCCGACAACATCGCATCGGCACTCGCCGAACTCGATCCCGACCATGCTTCCGAGTACCTCCAGAACGCCGCCACCTACAAGGCGCAGCTGCAGGAGGTCCACGACCGGATGGTCACCGAATTGGCCAAATTGCCACCGCAGAGCAGAGCGCTGGTCAGTTGCGAAGGCGCCTTCTCATACCTAGCCCGCGACACCGGTATGCAGGAGAAATACGTATGGCCTGTGAACGCAGAACAGCAGGGCACATCGAAGCAACTGCAGTCCACGATCGACTTCGTCCGCGCGAACAACATCCGTGCGGTGTTCTGTGAGTCCACCGTGAGTGATTCGGTGATGCGCCAGGTCGAACGTGCCACCGACGCCGACTTCGGGGGCGTCCTCTACGTCGACTCGCTGTCCGAGTCCGATGGCCCGGTGCCGACGTATCTCGACCTCATCCGCCACGATTCCGACACGATCGTCAACGCACTGACCCGAGGTGGATCCCAATGACCACTCTTCCTTCCCAGCCTCAGCCGGGCCGCACCCCTCACGACGGCCCCCCGCCATCGCGATCAACGGGGTCAGCGTGTTCTACGGCGACGTGCACGCCCTCGACAACGTCTCCATCAACATTGCGCCGGGGCGCATCTGCGGACTGATCGGGATGAACGGATCCGGCAAGTCGACACTGTTCAAGACCATCATGGGGCTGGTGAAACCCGACTCCGGATCGGTGGAGATCGCCGGAGGTACACCGGCAGAGGCGCGCGCCAACGGTCTCATCTCCTACGTCCCGCAGTCCGAAGACGTCGACTGGACATTCCCCATCTCGGTCCGCGAAGTCGCGATGACCGGGCGGTATGGCCGTCAGGGATTCACCCGCAGGCCACGTCGAGCCGACAAAGAGGCGGTCGACCACGCCCTCGCCCAGGTCGAGCTGACCGACTTGGCCGGCCGTCAGATCGGGCGATTGTCCGGTGGGCAACGCAAGCGGGCATTCGTCGCCCGCGGGATCGCCCAAGAGGCGGACGTCCTGCTGCTCGACGAACCCTTCGCAGGCGTCGACAAGAAGTCGGAAGCCACGATCATCGCCCTGTTGAGGTCCCTGGCCGCACAGGGAAAGACGATCCTCATCTCCACCCACGACCTCGGCTCGCTCGAGACCTTCTGCGACGAGGCGGTACTGCTGATGCGCACGGTCCTGATGCACGACGAGCCCGACGTCGTACTGAGGCCGGAGAGCCTTGCCCTGGCCTTCGGTATGGATGTGCTGGGACGGGGGGTGCGGTCATGATCATCGACTGGTGGCTCGATCCTCTCGCCGAGGACTTCATGGTGAACATGCTTCTCGCGACCACGGTCGCGGCTGCGGTGTGCGCCATGATCAGTTGCTGGATCGTTCTGATCGGCTGGTCGCTGATGGGAGATGCCGTGTCCCACGCGGTTCTGCCCGGTGTGGTGCTCGCGTACATCTTCGGCGCGCCGTTTGCGGTGGGTGCGTTGATCTTCGGCCTCGGTGCCGTCCTGCTGATCGGCGTGGTCCGCGACACCAGCCGGGTCAAGGAAGACGCCGCGATCGGCATCGTCTTCAGCACACTGTTCGCCCTGGGCCTGGTACTCATCTCGATCACGCCGAGTCAGACCGACCTCAACCACATCCTTTTCGGCAACGTTCTCGGGGTCTCGCAATCGGACCTGTGGCAGATCCTCGGACTGGCCGTGGTCGCCGTGGTGGTCCTGACGCTCAAACGACGAGACCTCACCCTGTTCGCCTTCGACCCCACCCACGCTCATGCGATCGGTTTGTCCCCTCGTCGCCTCGGCGCACTGCTGCTCGGACTGCTCGCCCTCACATGTGTTGTGGCACTGCAGATCGTCGGCGTTGTTCTTGTGGTCGCGATGCTGATCATCCCGGGTGCGTCCGCTTACCTGCTCACCGATCGATTCAACCGGATGCTGATCATCGCACCGATCTTGGCCTGTTCCTGCGCAGTCCTGGGGATCTACTATGCGTACTACCTGGACGTGGCACCCGGCGCGATGGTGGTACTCGCCCAGGGACTGGCGTTTGCGGTCATCTATCTGTTCGCACCTCGCCAGGGCGTGTTGATCAAGGCGATCAACCGGGCGCAGCGACGACGCTCCACGGCTCTCGCGGCGTCCTGACGCAGGGCCGGCTCTTCAGGGCCGTCCTGATCGGCGAGAGGATGGCGAGTGATGGGGCTGTACGCGGAGGCTTTTGCGCAGAGTGTGGACGACCCGGACGAGTTCTGGCTTCATGCGGCCAAAGCTGTTGATTGGTACACCGCGCCAACCGTCGCTCTCGGACGACGGAGCGAAACGCGGTACCAGTGGTTTCCCGGAGCAACCCTCAACACGAGTTTCAACGCGCTCGATCGGCATGTGGACGCCGGCCACGGCGATCGGCCGGCCCTGATCTGGGATTCGGCGATGACCGGTGTCTCACGCACCTTCTCCTACTCCGACCTGCTGGCCGAGGTCTCCACATTCGCAGGCGCGCTGCGTGAGCGCGGCGTCACCGCCGGTGACCGCGTCATCATCTACATGCCGATGATCCCGGAGGCCGCCATCGCCATGCTTGCGTGCGCACGGATCGGCGCCGTGCACTCGGTGGTGTTCGGCGGGTTCGCCGGAAAAGAACTCGCCACCCGCATCGACGACGCCCGCCCGGTTGCGCTCATCACCGCTTCGGGTGGACTCGAGCCGGGGCGCACCGTGGAGTACTTACCGATGGTGACCACAGCACTCGAACTGTCCGATCACCCACCCAGCACGGTGATCGTCAAGAATCGCGAGCAGGTCGCCGGGAGCGCGGCAGACCACGACGGCTGGTTCGACTGGGATGAGCTGACTGCCGAAGCGCCTGCCGCAGAACCTGTTCCGGTCGCGGCCACCGACCCGCTCTACATCCTGTACACCTCCGGGACCACCGGTAAACCCAAGGGCGTCGTCCGCGACAACGGCGGTCACGCCGTGGCACTGACGTGGTCGATGCGCAACATCTACGACATAGCGCCAGGCGACGTGTGGTGGACGGCATCCGACGTCGGCTGGGTGGTGGGCCATTCGTACATCGTCTACGGCCCACTCCTGGCGGGCGCCACGTCCGTGATGTACGAGGGCAAGCCGGTGGGCACGCCGGACGCGGGCGCTTTCTGGCGGGTCATCAACGACTACGGCGTGCGGGCGCTGTTCACCGCACCTACCGCCATCCGCGCCGTCCGGAAGCAGGATCCGGAGGCGAAACTCATTGCGCAGTACGATGTCTCGTCGCTTCGGACACTCTTCGCCGCCGGCGAACGACTCGATCCGGACACATACGAGTGGTCGACGAAGGTGCTCGCCGTCCCGGTGGTCGACCACTGGTGGCAGACCGAGACCGGCTGGGCGATCGCGGCCAATCTCCGCGGCCTCGAACCCATGCCACTCAAGGCCGGGTCGCCCACCGTGCCGGTGCCGGGATTCCGGGTGCAGGTGGTCGACGCCGAAGGGAAAGTCGTTCCGGCAGGCGGCGAAGGCAACATCGTCATCGAACTCCCGCTTCCGCCGGGAACTCTCACCGGTCTGTGGAATGACGAAGCGCGCTATAACGATTCGTATCTCAAGGCATTCCCCGGTTTCTACCTCACCGGCGACTCGGGATACATCGACTCCGACGGCTACGTGTTTGTCCTCGGACGTTCCGACGACGTGATCAATGTCGCCGGCCACCGGCTGTCCACCGGGAGTATCGAGGCCGTGGTCGCGGCACATCCGGCGGTCGCCGAATGCGCGGTGATCGGCATACAGGACGAACTCAAGGGTCAGCGGCCCAGCGGATATGTGGTTCTCAAAGAAGGGGTCGACATCGATCCGGAGAGTCTCCGTTCCGAACTGGTCGCCATGGTGCGCGAGCAGATCGGCGCAGTCGCGACCTTCCGCGATGTCACCGTCGTCAATGCGCTCCCCAAGACGAGGTCGGGCAAGATCCTGCGCAAGACGATGCGTCAGATCGCCGACCGCGAATCCTTCACGGTGCCATCGACAATCGAGGACCCGGCTGTTCTCGAGGCGCTGAAGAGCCAACTCGAATGATCGTGGTCACGGGACGTGTCGGTGGCCACCCGTAGATTTGCACCATGCCATTCGCCGACGAACTCCTGGGCGCCTCCGCGGTGGAGGGCTTGACGACGTGCCTGATGCTCGCCGGCTACGACACCGCCCGCACGTCGGCAACCGTCACCGAGTTCGACGGCATGGCGCTCAAGAACCGATCAGACCTCGTCCGCGATGCCCTGATCGATGATCTGCCCGAGCCGTTCACCGGATTTGTCAGCGCGGTGAACAAACTCATCGACCAGCCTGGCTGCACCGGGTGGATGGTCTGGCCGATCACCGAAGCAGTGGCCTTGCGTGCCACCGCACAAGGGACAACCGGAGCCTTCGACATCGGCCTGGCGTTGCTCGCCGAGCTCACTCCCCGACTCACATCCGAGTTCGCCTTGCGCACCATGCTTCTGGCCGATCTCGACCGCACCCTTGCCGCGGCGCGCGCATGGGCGGAATCACCGGACCACCACGTGCGGCGGCTCGCGAGCGAAGGAACCCGGCAATACCTGCCGTGGGCACGCCGGATACCCGAATTGCTTCGGCATCCAGCGGCAACGCTCCCGATCGTCGATGCGCTCTACCGCGACCCCAGCGAGTACGTTCGACGGTCCGTGGCCAATCACGTCAACGACCTCAGCCGCCACCACCCCGACCTGGTGGTCTCCACTGCGGCCCGCTGGCAGAATGCACCCGACGCCAACACCGGCAAGCTGGTGCGGCACGCGTTGCGGACGCTGGTGAAGAAAGGCGACCCGGACGCGCTGGCGCTGCTGGGCTTCGATGCGCCGACCGGCCTCTACCTCACCGAGCTGATCGTCGACCCAACCGTTGACACCGGGGACAAACTCGCGTTCGCGATAACTCTCGCGCACTCTGGCGAGTCGCCGGTGAACGTGGTCGTCGACTACAGCATCGGATTCCGCAAGGCCAACGGCGCCATCACCCACAAGGTGTTCAAGTTGGCCACGAAGACGATGAGACCGGGTGAACACCTACGTTTGACCAAGTCACATTCGTTTGTCCCCATCACCACCCGCCGGTACCACCCCGGCCGCCATGAACTCGCCGTGCAGGTGAACGGCCGGCGCATGGGTGTTGCCGAATTCGATCTTCTCGGCGCCGCAGAGCCCACTGTCTTGCGCTGACCATAGTCAGGCCGTACCTTCTGACTATGCTTATTAGTAGCCAGTCTGCCGCGCCGGCGACCGGCAGCGACAACACCCGGTGGTTTGCGCTGGCAGCGGTGTGCTTCGGCATGATGCTGACCTTCCTGAACATCACGGCCACCATTTCGGCCGTGCCCGCCATCCAATCCGATCTCGATGCCGACAGTGCCACGATGGTGTGGATCCCGAGCATCTTCGCGTTGGTGGTTGCCAGCCTGGTGCTCTCTGCGGGCACCGTCGGTGATGTCATCGGCAGGCGAACCGCGTTCATCGCCGGCTCCGCGATCATGTCGATCGGCAGCCTCTCATCGTTCCTCTCGCACAGCAGCGGCATGATCCTTGCCGCTCAGGCGATCACCGGTGTGGGAGCCGCGCTGGTATTGCCCAACAGTCTGGCCATCATCAGCAACGGCTTCCCCGACCCGAAGGAGCGGACCGAGGCGATCAGCATCTGGGCTGCTTGCTCCGGCCTCGGCCTCGCGATCGGACCCCTGTCAGCCGGAGCGGTACTCGGGGCATTCTCCTGGAATGCCGTCTACCTCGTCAACGCCATCGCTGCCCTCGTGGTCGTGGCCGTCGCCCCGATTGTTGTGCCACGCAGTAAGGTTCAGGGAGCCAGACTCGACGTTCCCGGTCTCCTGTCCGCCACCACAGCCATCGCCGCGCTCACCTACTGGGTCATCGACGGATCACGCAGTGGCTTCACGTCCACCCACGCGATCATCGCGATCATCCTATTTGCCTGCGCCTTGGCCTTTTTCATCGTCTATGAGCGGTCGACGAACGCACCGATGCTTGATCTGCGACTCTTTCGGTCAGCGTCCTTCTCCACCGTCATGATGGTCAGCGCGACGGTGCTCTTCGGTTTCACCGGACTGTCCCTGATCTCGGTGTTGTTTCTCGAAAGGATAGGAAAGCTGAGCGCCTGGAGCACCGGGCTGCATTTGTTGGCCGTGATGGGCACCTACGTTGTCGTCAGCGCGATCGCGCCACGGTTGTTGCCGCGCATCGGTTTCAAGGTCATGCTCACCACCGGATTGATCATCACAGCGCTCGGATCATTACTGCTGCTGCGAGTCCATCCGCATGAGGGTTGGACAAACCTGACAGTGGCACTGGTGGTCTTGGGAGTCGGCTTCGGTTCACTGATCGCGCCGGCCACCGCTGCCGCCATGAACAGTGTGGCGCCTGCCCAGGCAGGGATGGCCAGCGGCACGGTCAACATGTTCCGCCAGCTGGGTGGTGTACTCGGCACAAGCGTGCTCGGGTCGATACTCACCTCGCAGCTCGCTTCAGGTTTGCTGACCCACCCCGCCGACGAAGCGTTTGAGTCGGCATTCCACACCTGCGCACTGGTAGCCGCCGCAGTGTTCGCCGTGGTGGCCATCCCGACCGCTGTGTTCGTCCGAAGCAGGCCCTCACATGGGTGACGCACTCGCATCCACACAGTGGGGTGAGCCCCGATCACGGACCGTCACATGGCACGACCCGTCGAAACCCGCTGCCTTGTCGCAGACGATGTCAGGGTTGGACTACCTCCAGGCTCTCGCGGCCGGAACGATCCCCGCGCCGCCCATCGTCGGTTTGATCGACGCCCAGTTGGCATCGGTGGACTCGGGCACGGCCGTATTCACCCTCGAGCCCAACGAGTCTCACTTCAACCCGATCGGCGCGGTTCACGGTGGCATCATCTGCACACTGCTCGATTCGGCCGCGGGATGCGCCGTGCACTCCACCTTGCCGCGCGGCACCGGCTACACATCCATCGAGATCAAGGTCAATTTCATGCGGGGAGTCACCCTCGAATCCGGCCGGCTCACAGCACGCGGCTGGGTGAAGAAGCCAGGGCGGCGGGTGGCGTTTGCCGAGGCCGAGATCACCGATGAGAGCGGCAAGACTGTCGCGACCGCATCGAGTGCACTGCTCGTCTTCGACATACCGTCCTGACCACACGATCGCGAGCAATCAGACGTTCGTAGTAAGAACCCACTCATTCTGGCTTGCAGCGACTTCCGCTCAGTGAGACTCTCCAGTTACCTGTGCGCTGGGTCACTGCATCATTGCGTCATGCGCTCTCGGCTCAGCTCCCGCGTCTCGCGGACTGTCGGTGACTGGATGATGTCCACCGTGGCGGTCACCTACATCAGTGACGGTCAGGGCACCGGGCGGTGGTTCACTTCTTCACCTTGGACAGAGGTCACCGAGCTGCGGTTGTCGGCGGATACTGTCGGCACTCTGCTGCAGATGACGAGCCCTGTCATCATCGCTGGCCGATGTGGTTCATCCCCAACGTGATTGACCACCGTCGAGTGGAATGGTCGCTCCGGTGAGATACCCGGCATCTGGCCCCACCAGGAAGACGATGGCCCGGCCGATGTCGCTCTCGGGGTCACCTACACGGCCGAGCGGGATACCCGCCACAAACGCAGCTGCTTCTTCGGGATTCTTCTCCATCCACCGGTCGAGGGCGGGCGAGGCGGCGTGCGGGGCGACCGACAGGACTCTGATTCCGTCACCACCCCACTCGCACGCTGCCGCCCGCGTGAGCGACCGCATGCCTTCTTTGATCGACCCGTAGGCGCCGTAATTGCTTGCGTCCCAGCGCACTGCCGCTGAGGTCACGAGATTGATGATGACGCCGCCGCCACGTGCCTTCATGTGGGGATGGCATAGCTGCATCATCCGTAGGGTCGCGAGCGGCCCGGTGGCAAACGACCGTTCGTAGTCCTCGTCGACGATCGACAGGATCGGGCCCGGCTTGCAGTCGTTGGCGTTGTTCACCAGGATGTCGACCGACCCGAGAGCGGCCACCGTGCCATCGACCGCGCGCGCGATGTCCTCGCGATCGCTCACGTCGCAGACGATCGGTTCAGCACGCGCGCCCAGATCGGTCAGCATCGCACAGGTGTCGAGCAGCTTGGACGCCGTCCGGCCGGCCACGGCAATCGCCGCGCCCTCCTTGGCCAAGGCGAGTGCGATGCCCTGTCCGATCCCCTGACCTGCTCCGGTTATCAGCGCCACCTTGCCGTCGAGTGTTCCCATGCTGCACTTCCTTTCAAGGTTCTGTCAGATCTGTTCACGTGCTGCGCGGGCAGGGGCGCGGGATCTCACGGGCCAGGACGGTAATGGCCGAGCTCGGCCGGGAGTCCTGCACTCCCGTTCACCGAGACCCTGCTCAGATCCCGCTGGGCGGGACTGCGACCAACCACGGCCACCGCAGCATCTAGCGTCCGTGGCAGGCGCCGGACAGCGCACCGACTGGGAAGGGATGCTGATGGATCCGCGTACCGACTGGGACTTCTCAGGCAGAAGTGTTGTCGTGACGGGCGGCACCAAAGGCATCGGATTCGTCGTGGCAACGGCGTTCCTAGAGGCCGGTGCCGACGT is a window from the Williamsia sp. DF01-3 genome containing:
- a CDS encoding SDR family NAD(P)-dependent oxidoreductase — its product is MGTLDGKVALITGAGQGIGQGIALALAKEGAAIAVAGRTASKLLDTCAMLTDLGARAEPIVCDVSDREDIARAVDGTVAALGSVDILVNNANDCKPGPILSIVDEDYERSFATGPLATLRMMQLCHPHMKARGGGVIINLVTSAAVRWDASNYGAYGSIKEGMRSLTRAAACEWGGDGIRVLSVAPHAASPALDRWMEKNPEEAAAFVAGIPLGRVGDPESDIGRAIVFLVGPDAGYLTGATIPLDGGQSRWG